A genomic segment from Flavobacterium litorale encodes:
- a CDS encoding response regulator transcription factor: MKKKDIKILLVDDEQDILEIVGYNLSQEGYNVITASNGKDAITKARKELPHLIIMDVMMPEMDGMEACESIRKIPELSNVIITFLTARSEDYSQVAGFDAGADDYIAKPIKPKLLVSKVKALLRRLKDDESKGDILRVGNIEINREEYKIVMEDSEIVLPRKEFELFYLLASKPGKVFKREEILDKVWGNEVVVGGRTIDVHIRKLREKIGDELFKTIKGVGYKLEV; encoded by the coding sequence ATGAAGAAAAAAGACATTAAAATTTTACTGGTTGACGACGAACAAGACATTTTAGAAATTGTAGGGTACAACCTAAGTCAGGAAGGTTACAATGTAATTACAGCAAGTAACGGTAAAGATGCGATAACAAAAGCTAGAAAAGAGCTGCCACACCTTATTATTATGGATGTAATGATGCCAGAAATGGATGGTATGGAAGCTTGCGAAAGTATTAGGAAGATACCAGAACTGAGTAATGTGATAATAACATTTCTTACGGCTCGTAGTGAAGACTACTCTCAGGTTGCAGGCTTTGATGCTGGAGCAGACGATTACATTGCAAAACCAATTAAACCGAAATTACTTGTAAGTAAAGTAAAAGCGTTACTTAGACGACTGAAAGACGACGAGTCTAAAGGTGATATACTACGCGTGGGCAATATAGAAATTAACCGTGAGGAGTATAAAATAGTAATGGAGGATAGCGAAATTGTACTACCAAGAAAAGAGTTTGAACTGTTTTACCTATTAGCATCCAAGCCAGGAAAAGTATTTAAGAGAGAGGAAATACTAGATAAAGTTTGGGGTAACGAAGTAGTAGTAGGCGGCAGAACAATAGATGTACACATTAGAAAATTACGTGAAAAAATAGGCGACGAACTTTTTAAAACAATAAAAGGCGTAGGTTATAAGTTAGAAGTTTAG
- a CDS encoding T9SS type A sorting domain-containing protein: MAKKYLYIAALLLSLLTFSANAQENNGAITNGANQTIEGLNIYPNPVNNTDRIYITSKNMQSKEIQVYDVLGKKILQTIISGKELSISALTPGVYIIKIKEGDATSTRKLIVK; encoded by the coding sequence ATGGCAAAAAAATATTTATATATCGCTGCCTTACTACTATCATTACTTACTTTCAGTGCAAATGCACAAGAAAATAATGGTGCAATTACTAATGGTGCCAACCAAACCATAGAAGGATTAAATATATACCCTAACCCTGTAAACAATACCGATAGGATTTATATTACCTCTAAAAATATGCAGAGTAAAGAAATACAAGTGTATGACGTGCTCGGAAAAAAAATACTACAAACTATAATTAGCGGTAAAGAGTTAAGCATATCAGCACTAACTCCAGGAGTTTACATTATAAAAATTAAAGAAGGGGACGCTACATCCACAAGAAAACTAATTGTTAAGTAG
- a CDS encoding TonB-dependent receptor has product MKLKFALITLFFFTLGFSQNNATITGTITDKDLNNETLPFASIALKGTNIGTNSEMDGTYTLKIPAGTHTVVFGFLGYETIEVPITIAAGETKTINQAMSSTSVQLNDVVIEKTISREKESALLLAQKKAVEIKQSIGAQEMARKGVSDVATAVSKTTGISKQEGSGSVYVRGLGDRYNLSTMNGLPLPSNNPSKKNIQLEIFSSDIVQYIGIDKTYTPKNYGDFAGANIDIASKDYKGNGFFEISIGTGFNSNALEQDNFYLQDGPNFTGFTKQEQPATGLASYGFETSWSREKIATPLNTSISVKGGDSYDVSEEGRMSFFATGSFDSQYGFREGPARGGVSSQGIARKDLDFFSYDYNTNTTLMGNLSYRIDTNNKLQFNSLYINSTKQNHEEYYGIIDIFDNAPNGGGVVRRSTFERTGLYVNQLLGTNKFDERFDIEWGVSYNHVNNSMPDRMQNTLRPVDDNGDLSVTQLNDLSNADNHRYFQDLKENEVAANIFTNYKFSKNDEDNYRGKLTVGYSGRIKTVDFEATQYNFQLAPNNVTQPVVTLETLDDYFVQENLITPENPDGLFRIVTFRGNAGFAGALRPQTYNGDQSIHAGFVSAEYKLSPKLTMIAGVRAEVISQSIEFDTSIIQGENELNTTEILPSLTFKYELNEKQNLKFAASKTYTLPQFKERAPFLYEEVIQTYIGNEDLYASTNYNFDFKWEMFPKSTEIISFTAFGKYIENPINEVVIASATNDVSWVNSGEKAIVIGGEFEARKDLFDFKHGEDSMFSNALSVGANVTYMYHNQDFDAEKVARENNLSVGFTNDEGGLTGASDLLVNGDVSYNYDFDNDRNLMATVAYNYFSDRLYAIGTNNRGDLVDKGVGMLDFIFKSSITKNLSLGLSLRNLLDPTVERVQEVDTSVGTIGSDEVEVISYKKGIFGKLSVTYSF; this is encoded by the coding sequence ATGAAACTCAAATTTGCTCTTATCACCCTGTTTTTCTTTACGTTAGGTTTTTCGCAAAACAACGCGACTATTACAGGAACCATAACCGATAAGGATTTAAACAACGAGACGTTACCCTTTGCCAGTATTGCTCTTAAAGGAACAAATATTGGAACCAACAGTGAAATGGATGGAACGTATACCCTAAAAATACCTGCAGGAACACATACTGTAGTTTTTGGTTTTTTAGGTTACGAAACTATTGAAGTACCTATTACCATTGCTGCTGGAGAAACCAAAACCATAAACCAAGCCATGTCCTCTACTAGCGTACAGCTTAATGATGTGGTTATTGAAAAAACGATTAGCCGCGAAAAAGAATCGGCGCTATTGCTAGCACAAAAAAAGGCGGTTGAAATTAAGCAGAGTATTGGTGCACAGGAAATGGCACGAAAAGGAGTTAGTGATGTAGCAACCGCAGTATCTAAAACCACAGGTATATCCAAACAAGAAGGTTCGGGTAGTGTATACGTACGTGGGCTTGGCGACCGTTATAACCTTTCTACAATGAACGGACTCCCATTACCTTCCAACAATCCTTCTAAGAAAAATATTCAGTTAGAAATATTCTCATCAGATATTGTACAATATATAGGTATTGATAAAACGTACACTCCTAAAAACTATGGTGACTTTGCTGGTGCAAACATCGACATCGCATCTAAAGACTATAAGGGAAATGGTTTTTTTGAAATTAGCATTGGTACGGGTTTTAATAGTAATGCTTTAGAACAAGATAATTTTTACCTGCAAGACGGGCCTAATTTTACAGGTTTTACAAAACAAGAACAACCTGCTACAGGTTTAGCTAGTTATGGCTTTGAGACCAGCTGGAGCAGAGAAAAAATTGCTACACCACTTAATACAAGCATTTCTGTTAAAGGTGGCGATTCTTACGATGTAAGCGAAGAAGGTAGAATGAGCTTTTTTGCAACAGGTTCTTTTGATAGCCAATACGGTTTTAGAGAAGGTCCTGCACGTGGTGGTGTAAGCTCGCAAGGTATTGCACGTAAAGATCTTGACTTTTTTTCGTACGATTATAATACCAATACTACGTTAATGGGTAACCTTAGCTACAGAATTGATACTAATAATAAACTTCAGTTCAACTCACTATACATTAACTCCACCAAACAAAATCATGAAGAGTATTATGGTATAATTGATATTTTTGATAACGCACCTAATGGTGGGGGTGTTGTACGACGCTCTACCTTTGAGAGAACAGGTTTGTATGTAAACCAGCTTTTGGGTACAAATAAATTTGATGAGCGTTTTGATATTGAGTGGGGTGTATCGTACAACCACGTAAACAACTCTATGCCAGACAGGATGCAAAATACACTTCGTCCTGTTGATGATAATGGCGACCTTAGCGTAACGCAACTAAACGACCTATCTAATGCTGACAACCATAGGTATTTTCAGGATTTAAAAGAAAATGAAGTAGCTGCTAACATATTTACAAATTACAAGTTTAGCAAAAACGATGAGGATAACTACAGGGGTAAACTTACGGTTGGTTATAGTGGTCGTATAAAAACAGTAGATTTTGAAGCTACTCAGTACAACTTCCAGCTTGCTCCAAATAATGTTACACAACCAGTAGTAACACTTGAAACACTTGACGATTACTTTGTTCAGGAAAATCTTATTACTCCAGAAAACCCCGATGGCTTATTCAGAATTGTAACTTTTAGAGGTAACGCTGGGTTTGCTGGTGCTTTGCGCCCACAAACATACAACGGAGACCAAAGTATACATGCTGGATTTGTTTCTGCAGAGTATAAATTATCACCAAAACTTACCATGATTGCAGGTGTTAGAGCTGAGGTAATAAGCCAGAGTATTGAATTTGACACCTCTATTATACAAGGGGAAAACGAGCTTAACACAACAGAGATATTACCTAGCTTAACGTTTAAATACGAATTAAACGAGAAGCAAAACTTAAAGTTTGCAGCTAGTAAAACATATACACTACCACAGTTTAAAGAGCGTGCACCTTTCCTTTACGAGGAGGTTATACAAACCTATATTGGTAATGAAGATTTATATGCATCAACAAACTACAACTTTGATTTTAAATGGGAAATGTTCCCGAAATCTACAGAGATAATCTCATTTACAGCATTTGGTAAATACATTGAAAACCCTATTAACGAAGTAGTAATTGCATCAGCAACCAACGATGTATCGTGGGTGAATAGTGGCGAAAAAGCTATTGTTATAGGTGGTGAGTTTGAAGCACGAAAAGATTTATTTGATTTTAAGCATGGTGAGGACAGTATGTTTAGTAACGCCCTTTCGGTAGGTGCTAACGTTACCTACATGTACCATAACCAAGATTTTGATGCAGAGAAAGTAGCACGTGAAAATAACCTGAGCGTAGGCTTTACAAACGACGAAGGCGGACTAACGGGAGCATCTGATTTATTGGTAAATGGTGATGTAAGCTATAATTACGATTTTGATAACGACAGAAACCTTATGGCTACTGTAGCGTACAACTATTTTTCTGATAGGCTGTATGCAATTGGTACAAACAACAGAGGTGATTTAGTTGATAAGGGTGTTGGTATGCTGGACTTTATATTTAAATCCAGTATTACTAAAAACCTTAGTCTAGGCCTCTCCTTACGAAACTTATTAGACCCTACTGTAGAACGCGTACAAGAGGTGGATACTAGCGTTGGTACAATTGGCAGTGATGAGGTTGAAGTAATATCGTATAAAAAAGGAATCTTTGGCAAGTTATCAGTAACCTACAGTTTCTAA
- a CDS encoding LuxE/PaaK family acyltransferase, whose translation MITAQDIFSIASKKEFEKITLKVFRHQYDNNTVYQNFCNLLDKSKQNVKSIKDIPFLPIQFFKNNRVVSNLEPIEITFTSSGTTGSSTSNHYVTDLNYYKQSFRQTFSQFYGNIEDYTVLALLPSYLEREGSSLIYMVSDLIESANNPNSGFYLHNYNELITKLTTLDKEGENVLLIGVTYALLDLIEIQPFQLNNTIIMETGGMKGKRREMIREELHELLCNGFGVSKIHSEYGMTELLSQAYSLGDGIFECPPWMDIFIRDTEDALSYVDYNKTGGINVIDLANINSCSFIATQDLGKKYTNQTFEVLGRFDNSDIRGCNLMVL comes from the coding sequence TTGATTACTGCTCAGGATATATTTAGCATCGCCTCGAAAAAAGAATTCGAAAAAATTACATTAAAAGTTTTTCGGCATCAGTACGATAACAATACGGTATACCAAAACTTTTGTAATTTACTGGATAAAAGCAAACAGAACGTAAAGAGTATTAAAGATATCCCTTTTTTGCCCATACAATTTTTTAAAAACAATAGGGTTGTAAGCAATCTGGAACCTATAGAGATAACGTTTACCAGCAGTGGCACAACAGGCAGCAGCACGAGTAACCATTACGTAACCGATTTAAATTACTACAAGCAAAGCTTTCGGCAAACATTCTCACAATTTTATGGCAATATTGAGGATTATACCGTATTAGCACTACTACCCTCTTATTTAGAACGCGAAGGAAGCTCACTCATATATATGGTTAGCGATTTAATAGAAAGCGCTAACAACCCAAATAGTGGCTTTTATTTGCATAACTATAATGAACTTATTACTAAGTTAACTACGTTAGATAAAGAAGGAGAAAACGTACTGCTTATAGGAGTAACCTATGCCCTACTCGACCTCATCGAAATACAACCATTTCAACTTAATAATACTATTATTATGGAAACGGGTGGCATGAAAGGGAAACGCAGAGAAATGATACGCGAAGAGCTACACGAATTACTGTGTAATGGTTTTGGAGTAAGTAAAATCCACTCCGAGTATGGTATGACAGAGCTTTTATCGCAAGCCTATTCGTTGGGTGATGGTATTTTTGAATGCCCGCCTTGGATGGATATTTTTATTAGAGATACCGAGGATGCACTTAGCTATGTAGATTACAACAAAACAGGCGGCATAAATGTTATTGATTTGGCAAATATTAATTCCTGCTCGTTTATTGCCACGCAAGATTTAGGTAAAAAATACACCAACCAAACTTTTGAGGTATTGGGTCGATTCGATAATTCGGATATTAGAGGGTGTAATCTTATGGTATTATAA
- a CDS encoding T9SS type A sorting domain-containing protein produces MKKFYFLALILFSATAFAQNSVVITRVIDGTLPHGGCNEADGNFSPRIVEMYVTGTIDFNNYRLQAESNGAANQDAINWSNGHFLFGLGEVTDAFVYSVNIPEDFDTGNPFYEEGVLPIFTEMYPDIPENRMLISKFGISMNGNDAIRLAIYNGDNLVEVVDQFGNPFDVTDGSDFSAAWAYRDSYASRNNGLAANGGNFDASTFNYGGNDDLDNATCAEFIDAVGLGTFSTLSTTSFDAIAGLTMYPNPLSGNILNITSATNATKAVAIYDVLGKQVINTTVANQTVNVANLTTGVYIVKITEEGKTATRKLVVK; encoded by the coding sequence ATGAAAAAATTTTACTTTTTAGCACTAATTCTGTTTTCTGCTACTGCATTTGCACAAAATAGTGTTGTAATTACTAGAGTTATAGATGGTACACTACCACATGGCGGATGTAATGAAGCAGATGGCAACTTTAGCCCTAGAATTGTTGAAATGTATGTTACAGGAACAATTGATTTTAACAATTATAGACTTCAGGCAGAATCTAACGGTGCAGCCAACCAAGATGCCATTAACTGGAGCAACGGTCACTTCTTATTTGGTTTAGGCGAAGTTACTGATGCTTTCGTATACTCTGTTAACATCCCAGAAGATTTTGATACAGGCAATCCATTTTACGAAGAAGGTGTACTACCAATTTTTACCGAAATGTATCCTGACATTCCAGAAAACAGAATGCTTATCAGTAAATTTGGTATAAGTATGAATGGAAATGATGCTATACGATTAGCCATTTACAATGGTGATAACTTGGTAGAAGTTGTTGACCAGTTTGGTAACCCTTTTGATGTTACTGATGGAAGCGACTTTTCAGCTGCTTGGGCATACCGAGATAGTTACGCTTCCCGAAACAATGGTTTAGCTGCTAACGGTGGTAACTTTGATGCTAGTACCTTTAACTATGGCGGTAATGACGATTTAGATAATGCTACATGTGCCGAATTTATAGATGCTGTAGGTTTAGGAACTTTCAGTACATTATCTACCACTAGTTTTGATGCCATTGCAGGGCTTACAATGTACCCAAACCCATTATCAGGAAACATCCTTAACATAACATCGGCTACTAATGCAACCAAAGCTGTAGCAATATACGATGTATTGGGCAAACAAGTTATAAACACAACCGTTGCAAACCAAACAGTAAACGTTGCCAATCTTACAACTGGTGTTTACATAGTAAAAATTACTGAAGAAGGTAAAACGGCTACCCGAAAATTGGTAGTAAAATAA
- a CDS encoding T9SS type A sorting domain-containing protein: MKKLYTLTLLMAASFSFAQTPIITGILDGDCPGGHPKAIEIYANGTVDFSNYSLENQANANTTWGNTLSLSTFGTVTDDFIYVVNADTNDAFSSEFADIPSSKIFVTGTEQEDPKPLSVNGDDRLRIVDAAMTVIDQFGEDGVDGTDTDWEYKDSWARRMDNTGPDGAAFNTNNWTFGGVGTLDGLGACQGGDAFSTIVPFGDYNATANVEQNKLESLKMYPNPLTGNILNITSNANTTKTIAIYDVLGKQVINTVTENGMVNVSDLTAGVYIVKITEQGKTATRKLVVR; encoded by the coding sequence ATGAAAAAACTTTACACACTAACTCTATTAATGGCAGCAAGCTTTTCGTTTGCACAGACACCTATAATTACGGGTATTCTTGATGGAGATTGCCCAGGAGGACATCCAAAAGCCATTGAAATTTACGCAAACGGTACTGTAGATTTTTCTAACTACTCACTAGAAAATCAAGCAAACGCAAATACTACTTGGGGCAACACCTTAAGCCTTTCAACTTTTGGCACAGTAACAGATGATTTTATTTACGTTGTAAATGCAGATACCAATGATGCTTTTTCAAGTGAGTTTGCAGACATACCATCATCAAAAATATTCGTTACTGGTACAGAACAAGAGGACCCTAAGCCATTAAGTGTTAATGGTGATGACAGATTAAGAATTGTTGATGCAGCAATGACCGTAATAGACCAATTTGGTGAGGATGGTGTTGACGGTACAGATACTGACTGGGAATACAAAGACTCATGGGCCAGAAGAATGGATAATACAGGACCTGATGGTGCAGCATTCAATACTAATAATTGGACATTTGGGGGCGTAGGTACGCTAGATGGACTTGGAGCGTGCCAAGGTGGCGATGCTTTTTCAACCATAGTACCGTTTGGAGATTACAATGCAACAGCTAATGTTGAGCAAAATAAGCTTGAAAGCTTGAAAATGTACCCTAACCCACTTACAGGAAATATTCTTAATATAACTTCTAATGCTAATACTACTAAAACAATAGCTATTTACGATGTGTTAGGAAAACAAGTTATAAATACCGTTACTGAAAACGGAATGGTTAACGTTTCTGACTTAACTGCTGGCGTTTACATTGTTAAAATTACCGAACAAGGCAAAACAGCTACCCGAAAACTAGTAGTTAGATAA